In Massilia forsythiae, one DNA window encodes the following:
- a CDS encoding ATPase, T2SS/T4P/T4SS family, whose translation MIRIKVFRGRELVADRASPGPACCVGRDPQCLVVLQGWRIGRRQLQFSCGEQGLFVRDGGGMAPVRVDGKEIVEYGPLAGGDSIELGEYRVQACLEDGPAAQTASLGAPDPVPDPVSDAVARRTNPLESPEGMAMRAQLHRKLIAAMDLRRVDVARMADPELRAAVRGLIEELIDADPAFDAMRPLRAGLRDVVLDEIVGLGPLEALLADDAVTEIMVNRHSDIFVERGGRLHRADISFSDDAAVLAAIERIVSPLGRRIDESSPMVDARLKDGSRVNAIIPPLAIKGPCLTIRKFARNKLTEHDLVRCGALDRGMVAFLRVAVRLRANIVVSGGTGSGKTTLLNVLSNFIPDDERIVTVEDAAELQLNQPNLVALEARPANIEGRGAVAIRDLVRNCLRMRPDRIIVGECRGGEALDMLQAMNTGHDGSLTTAHANSPRDCLSRLEVMALMSGLEVPVQAIREQIASAVDVIVQQTRFSCGTRKVTHITEVTGIEGNLVQMQDIFRFEQDGFGDDDRVRGRFAATGHVPDFYRDLLRRGVQVDLSIFGNAAAPGREPSPCAANRS comes from the coding sequence ATGATTCGCATAAAAGTCTTCCGCGGACGGGAACTGGTGGCCGACCGGGCCAGCCCCGGTCCGGCCTGTTGCGTCGGCAGGGACCCGCAGTGCCTGGTCGTGCTGCAGGGCTGGCGCATCGGCCGCCGCCAGCTGCAATTCTCCTGCGGCGAACAGGGCTTGTTCGTGAGGGACGGCGGCGGCATGGCGCCGGTCAGGGTCGACGGCAAGGAGATCGTCGAATACGGACCGCTGGCCGGCGGCGACAGCATCGAACTGGGAGAATACCGGGTGCAGGCCTGCCTGGAAGACGGCCCAGCGGCGCAGACCGCGAGCCTGGGTGCGCCCGATCCTGTACCCGATCCTGTCTCCGACGCCGTCGCGCGCCGCACGAACCCGCTGGAAAGCCCCGAGGGCATGGCGATGCGCGCCCAGCTGCACCGCAAGCTGATCGCCGCGATGGACCTGCGCCGGGTGGACGTGGCGCGCATGGCCGACCCCGAGCTGCGCGCCGCGGTGCGCGGACTGATCGAGGAACTGATCGACGCCGACCCGGCCTTCGACGCAATGCGTCCGCTGCGCGCCGGCCTGCGCGACGTGGTGCTCGACGAGATCGTCGGCCTGGGTCCGCTGGAAGCGCTGCTCGCCGACGACGCCGTCACCGAGATCATGGTCAACCGCCATAGCGACATCTTCGTCGAGCGCGGCGGACGGCTGCACCGCGCCGACATCTCGTTTTCCGACGATGCCGCCGTGCTGGCGGCGATCGAGCGCATCGTTTCGCCGCTGGGGCGCCGCATCGACGAGAGTTCGCCGATGGTCGACGCGCGCCTGAAGGATGGCTCGCGCGTGAACGCGATCATCCCGCCGCTGGCGATCAAGGGGCCATGCCTGACGATCCGCAAGTTCGCCCGCAACAAGCTGACCGAGCACGACCTGGTGCGCTGCGGCGCCCTCGACCGCGGGATGGTCGCGTTCCTGCGGGTGGCGGTGCGGCTGCGCGCCAACATCGTGGTGTCCGGCGGTACCGGCTCGGGCAAGACCACGCTGCTCAACGTGCTATCGAACTTCATTCCCGACGACGAGCGCATCGTGACGGTCGAGGATGCAGCCGAGCTGCAGCTGAACCAGCCGAACCTGGTCGCGCTCGAGGCGCGCCCGGCCAACATCGAAGGCCGCGGCGCCGTCGCCATCCGCGACCTGGTGCGCAACTGCCTGCGCATGCGGCCCGACCGCATCATCGTCGGCGAGTGCCGCGGCGGCGAAGCCCTGGACATGCTGCAGGCGATGAACACCGGCCACGACGGCTCGCTCACCACCGCCCACGCCAACAGTCCGCGCGATTGCCTGTCGCGCCTGGAAGTCATGGCCCTGATGAGCGGGCTGGAGGTGCCGGTGCAGGCGATCCGCGAGCAGATCGCCTCGGCGGTGGACGTCATCGTGCAGCAGACCCGCTTTTCCTGCGGCACGCGCAAGGTCACCCATATCACGGAAGTGACCGGCATCGAGGGCAACCTGGTCCAGATGCAGGACATCTTCCGCTTCGAACAGGACGGCTTCGGCGACGACGACAGGGTGCGCGGCCGGTTCGCGGCGACCGGGCACGTGCCGGATTTTTACCGGGACCTGCTGCGGCGCGGCGTCCAGGTGGACCTGTCGATCTTCGGCAACGCCGCCGCGCCCGGACGGGAGCCATCGCCATGCGCAGCCAATCGTTCGTGA
- the kdpE gene encoding two-component system response regulator KdpE: protein MTEPTATALLVEDEPHIRRFVRGALEQEGWHVHEAATFKRGLIDAATRKPDLVILDLGLPDGDGVDFIGDLRKWSAVAVIVLSARVNEDEKIRALDAGADDYLTKPFGVGELLARVRASQRRQRGPAADMDGMVAFGEVTVDLQNRRVTRAGETVRLTPTEHRLLAALVGQAGKVMTTPQLLRAVWGPNQADNAHYLRIYMSHLRHKLEDDPAQPRWLITETGVGYRLQLP, encoded by the coding sequence ATGACTGAACCCACAGCCACCGCCCTGCTCGTGGAAGACGAGCCGCACATCCGCCGTTTCGTGCGCGGCGCCCTGGAACAGGAAGGCTGGCACGTACACGAAGCCGCCACCTTCAAGCGCGGCCTGATCGACGCCGCCACGCGCAAGCCGGACCTGGTCATCCTCGACCTCGGCCTGCCGGACGGCGACGGCGTCGATTTCATCGGCGACCTGCGCAAGTGGTCGGCGGTGGCGGTGATCGTGCTGTCGGCGCGCGTCAACGAGGACGAAAAGATCCGCGCGCTGGACGCCGGCGCCGACGACTACCTGACCAAGCCGTTCGGCGTGGGCGAACTGCTGGCGCGCGTGCGCGCTTCGCAGCGGCGCCAGCGCGGCCCGGCGGCGGACATGGATGGCATGGTCGCGTTCGGCGAGGTCACGGTGGACCTGCAGAACCGCCGCGTCACCCGCGCCGGCGAAACGGTGCGCCTGACGCCGACCGAGCACCGCCTGCTGGCGGCGCTGGTGGGGCAGGCCGGCAAGGTGATGACCACGCCGCAGCTGCTGCGCGCGGTGTGGGGACCGAACCAGGCCGATAACGCCCATTACCTGCGCATCTACATGAGCCACCTGCGCCACAAGCTGGAAGACGATCCGGCCCAGCCGCGTTGGCTGATCACGGAAACCGGTGTCGGGTATCGCTTGCAATTGCCATAG
- a CDS encoding type II secretion system F family protein: MDKLTIAILAGVGFAAFAAAALHAALRLKHAMPGEDRAFLDPLPGPLRLLWPSIRLVDYHLCARIPHRLLEGPAQSLRLAGLGYLISPGQLVALGIVLTCGGAAVAALLLALAGLFAWQGVAAGAFLGHLLPRAWLKDALNKRRKAIVRALPAYLDYLTMSVEAGLNMAGAIGQAVAKGPAGPLKNEFALVLRDLRAGLTRTEALRRMDERVRIAQVSSFIGAVIHAERLGASLGPTLRAQAGQRRAERFQAAEKLAMEAPVKLIFPLVVFIFPVTFLVLMFPIAVKFMQSGIRF; encoded by the coding sequence ATGGACAAGCTGACGATCGCCATCCTGGCCGGCGTCGGATTCGCCGCGTTCGCCGCCGCAGCGCTGCATGCGGCGCTGCGCCTGAAGCACGCCATGCCGGGCGAGGACCGCGCCTTCCTCGACCCGCTGCCCGGGCCGCTGCGCCTGCTGTGGCCATCGATCCGCCTGGTGGATTACCACCTGTGCGCGCGGATTCCGCACCGCCTGCTGGAGGGGCCGGCGCAATCGCTGCGCCTGGCCGGCCTCGGCTACCTGATCAGCCCGGGCCAGCTGGTCGCGCTGGGCATCGTGCTCACCTGCGGAGGCGCCGCCGTCGCGGCCCTGCTGCTGGCGCTGGCCGGGCTGTTCGCCTGGCAGGGCGTGGCGGCCGGCGCCTTCCTCGGCCATCTGCTGCCGCGCGCCTGGCTCAAGGATGCGCTGAACAAGCGCCGCAAGGCGATCGTCCGCGCGCTGCCGGCCTACCTGGACTACCTGACCATGTCGGTGGAGGCGGGCCTGAACATGGCCGGCGCCATCGGCCAGGCCGTGGCCAAGGGACCGGCCGGGCCGTTGAAGAACGAATTCGCGCTGGTGCTGCGCGACCTGCGCGCCGGGCTGACGCGCACCGAAGCGTTGCGGCGCATGGACGAGCGCGTACGCATCGCACAGGTATCCAGCTTCATCGGCGCGGTGATCCACGCCGAGCGCCTGGGCGCCAGCCTCGGCCCGACCTTGCGCGCCCAGGCCGGGCAGCGCCGCGCCGAGCGCTTCCAGGCCGCCGAGAAGCTGGCCATGGAAGCCCCGGTGAAGCTGATCTTTCCTCTGGTCGTGTTCATCTTTCCGGTGACCTTCCTGGTGCTGATGTTCCCTATCGCGGTGAAGTTCATGCAGTCCGGCATCCGGTTCTGA
- a CDS encoding type II and III secretion system protein, translating to MFGVMGVASKQGVYQDVPRRQEAGDNLLADAPPFVRRGANTGGVFLGLAATLSSRIKLGINDGDVRVLASPELTARSGGKARLQVGGEVPIQQVGALGAVNVSYKPYGIILEIEPQIDADDVITARISSELSQIDASVSTSSVPGFLTRNTSTEVSLKSGEAVALSGLVNSEMSSAVDRVPVLSRIPILGRLFRSDDFRSNKTELVVLLEPEIIAPGAGLAMQLRERGEAGKAAFEDKLRRP from the coding sequence GTGTTCGGCGTGATGGGCGTGGCCTCGAAGCAGGGCGTGTACCAGGACGTGCCGCGCCGCCAGGAGGCCGGCGACAACCTGCTTGCCGATGCGCCGCCCTTCGTGCGCCGCGGCGCCAACACCGGCGGCGTGTTCCTCGGCCTGGCCGCGACGCTGAGCTCGCGCATCAAGCTGGGCATCAACGACGGCGACGTGCGCGTGCTGGCCTCGCCCGAGCTGACCGCCAGGAGCGGCGGCAAGGCGCGCCTGCAGGTGGGCGGCGAAGTGCCGATCCAGCAGGTCGGCGCGCTCGGCGCGGTGAACGTCAGCTACAAGCCGTACGGGATCATCCTCGAGATCGAACCGCAGATCGACGCCGACGACGTCATCACCGCCAGGATCTCGTCGGAGCTGTCGCAGATCGACGCCTCGGTCAGCACCTCGAGCGTGCCCGGCTTCCTGACGCGTAACACGTCGACCGAGGTGAGCCTGAAGTCGGGCGAAGCGGTCGCGCTCTCGGGACTGGTCAACAGCGAGATGTCGTCGGCCGTGGACCGGGTGCCGGTGCTGAGCAGGATCCCGATCCTCGGCCGGCTGTTCCGCTCGGACGACTTCCGCAGCAACAAGACCGAACTGGTGGTGCTGCTCGAACCCGAGATCATCGCACCGGGCGCGGGCCTGGCCATGCAGCTGCGCGAACGCGGCGAGGCGGGCAAGGCGGCGTTCGAAGACAAGCTGCGCCGCCCGTGA
- a CDS encoding pilus assembly protein N-terminal domain-containing protein — translation MTTRRLLFVLAAALGVAGAASAAAGAMPEAPVAVSRPKPPLAAAAPRKPRSITPVTPVMHYLPTRALTITAGEIMMLPIQGRIVRLALGSGNLLSTTTVDANLLLIAEQVGSTSLLVWTRERMYSYQVTIVPKDLQAIRAKVEALTRGLGGVTVEQVGAELVLSGAVHKETHARLAASLKGMPGVVFNIREDQGSAYTRSVLFRLHFIEIKRSLLETIGIDWPGTPTGRCSA, via the coding sequence ATGACCACCCGACGTCTCCTGTTCGTTCTCGCCGCCGCCCTCGGCGTTGCGGGCGCCGCAAGTGCGGCAGCCGGCGCCATGCCCGAAGCGCCAGTCGCGGTTTCCCGGCCGAAGCCGCCGCTTGCCGCCGCCGCACCCCGCAAGCCGCGCTCGATCACCCCGGTCACGCCGGTCATGCACTACCTGCCGACCAGGGCGCTGACCATCACCGCCGGCGAGATCATGATGCTGCCGATCCAGGGCAGGATCGTGCGCCTGGCGCTCGGCAGCGGCAACCTGCTCAGCACCACCACCGTCGACGCCAACCTGCTGCTGATCGCCGAGCAGGTCGGCAGCACCAGCCTGCTGGTATGGACCAGGGAGCGCATGTATTCGTACCAGGTGACGATCGTGCCGAAGGACCTGCAGGCGATCCGCGCCAAGGTCGAGGCGCTCACGCGCGGGCTGGGCGGGGTGACGGTGGAGCAGGTGGGCGCCGAACTCGTGTTGTCCGGGGCGGTGCACAAGGAAACCCACGCACGGCTCGCGGCCAGCCTGAAGGGCATGCCGGGCGTGGTCTTCAACATCCGCGAAGACCAGGGCAGCGCCTACACGCGTTCGGTCCTGTTCCGGCTGCACTTCATCGAGATCAAGCGCTCGCTGCTGGAAACCATCGGCATCGACTGGCCCGGGACGCCAACGGGCCGGTGTTCGGCGTGA
- a CDS encoding Flp family type IVb pilin gives MKMNSKLSANAQRGQGMMEYIIIVALIAVSAIGVYAMFGKTVRNQTAGLANEVAGKPSQDMITKAGAAAQSAATRGDTTKGMSEYNRENDAGQ, from the coding sequence ATGAAAATGAATAGCAAGCTTTCGGCCAATGCACAACGCGGCCAGGGAATGATGGAATACATCATCATCGTCGCCCTGATTGCCGTTTCGGCGATCGGCGTGTATGCCATGTTCGGCAAGACCGTGCGCAACCAGACGGCCGGCCTGGCGAATGAAGTCGCCGGCAAGCCATCGCAGGACATGATCACCAAAGCCGGCGCCGCCGCGCAAAGCGCGGCCACGCGCGGCGACACGACCAAGGGCATGTCCGAGTACAACCGGGAAAACGACGCCGGCCAGTGA
- a CDS encoding TadE family protein → MRRRRAACRRPGGQSATEFLIVLPVLVMLVFGTIQAALLYQGRAMLNHAAMLAARAGALHNGDPDEMREALARGLLPLFARAATPQGYAAAHAQASAETAAGAMATIEVLNPTPAAFSDFGRAREEGGGSELPNDTLNYRSTAPGAAFGISIQDANLLHVRVTYCFRLIVPLVDRMLHAMLNGADANPAAPGLRDPFGIRAVAGVPCTAASGAAWRIPIRSEAIVRMQSPFYQANLAGPGTGAPPGESTPPGTPAPPGGSPPGGSPPGEEPDAPGYPGGPADPGGPCTGPDCPVCTTP, encoded by the coding sequence ATGAGGCGGCGCCGTGCAGCATGCCGGCGGCCCGGCGGCCAGTCGGCCACCGAGTTCCTGATCGTGCTGCCGGTGCTGGTCATGCTGGTGTTCGGCACGATCCAGGCGGCGCTGCTGTACCAGGGCCGCGCCATGCTCAACCACGCCGCCATGCTGGCAGCGCGCGCCGGCGCCCTTCACAACGGCGATCCGGACGAGATGCGCGAGGCGCTGGCGCGCGGCCTGCTGCCGCTGTTCGCGCGCGCGGCCACGCCGCAGGGCTATGCAGCCGCGCACGCGCAGGCGAGCGCGGAAACGGCCGCCGGCGCGATGGCCACGATCGAGGTGCTGAACCCGACCCCGGCCGCGTTCAGCGACTTCGGACGCGCACGGGAAGAGGGGGGCGGCAGCGAACTGCCCAACGACACGCTGAACTACCGCAGCACCGCTCCCGGCGCGGCATTCGGGATCTCGATCCAGGACGCCAACCTGCTGCACGTGCGCGTCACGTACTGCTTCCGCCTGATCGTGCCGCTGGTCGACCGCATGCTGCATGCCATGCTGAACGGCGCGGACGCGAACCCGGCGGCACCTGGCCTACGCGATCCGTTCGGCATCCGGGCCGTCGCCGGCGTCCCGTGCACGGCCGCTTCCGGCGCCGCGTGGCGCATCCCGATCCGCAGCGAAGCGATCGTGCGCATGCAGTCGCCGTTCTACCAGGCCAACCTGGCGGGGCCGGGCACCGGCGCGCCACCGGGTGAGAGTACCCCGCCCGGCACGCCGGCGCCGCCTGGCGGATCGCCGCCCGGCGGATCGCCGCCCGGGGAGGAGCCCGACGCGCCGGGATATCCCGGCGGCCCGGCCGACCCCGGCGGACCCTGCACGGGGCCGGACTGCCCGGTATGCACCACCCCCTGA
- the cpaB gene encoding Flp pilus assembly protein CpaB, which yields MNKLRTIGATLSSPAALLLFATALAAGVAGLAYLYLQQREDSMKREIAASARGRETPRVAVVVPKTDVGPDTVLNTTVFVSRKVDADLVYPDTLLARDFASMEGLRLARPVLGGRPVRMSDLQQPEVDDVAAIVPAGMRAVTIAIDNLNSIAQTLRPLHRVDLFLLSNAPAAPGAGSERPREQASLFMQNMLVLATGREFRDAQARGAGSAGMARPGAVDGARDKGFDSITLLVKPQEAARLLIGQKMGAYRVALRGARDGDLLAMKPLLSSDLAPDGRTHDAGIEFIAGGRGPGGQVVSRLPLPELAPAPAATSTPPASN from the coding sequence ATGAACAAACTGCGCACCATCGGCGCCACGCTCTCGAGCCCGGCCGCCTTGCTGCTGTTCGCCACGGCGCTCGCCGCCGGCGTCGCCGGCCTGGCCTACCTGTACCTGCAACAGCGCGAGGACAGCATGAAGCGGGAAATCGCCGCCAGTGCGCGCGGTCGGGAGACGCCCCGGGTGGCGGTGGTGGTGCCGAAGACCGACGTGGGTCCGGACACGGTGCTGAACACCACCGTGTTCGTATCGCGCAAGGTGGATGCCGACCTGGTCTATCCGGACACGCTGCTCGCCAGGGATTTCGCGTCGATGGAAGGCTTGCGGCTGGCGCGGCCGGTCCTGGGCGGGCGGCCGGTGCGCATGAGCGACCTGCAGCAGCCGGAGGTCGACGACGTCGCCGCCATCGTGCCGGCCGGGATGCGCGCCGTGACCATCGCCATCGACAACCTCAACTCGATTGCCCAGACCCTGCGTCCGCTGCACCGCGTCGACCTGTTCCTGCTATCGAACGCGCCCGCCGCGCCGGGCGCGGGCAGCGAACGGCCGCGCGAGCAGGCCAGCCTGTTCATGCAGAACATGCTGGTGCTGGCGACCGGCCGGGAATTCCGCGATGCGCAAGCCCGGGGCGCCGGCAGCGCCGGGATGGCGCGCCCGGGCGCGGTCGACGGCGCGCGCGACAAGGGCTTCGATTCGATCACCCTGCTGGTCAAGCCGCAGGAAGCGGCCAGGCTGCTGATCGGCCAGAAGATGGGCGCCTATCGCGTGGCCCTGCGCGGCGCCCGCGACGGCGACCTGCTGGCGATGAAGCCGCTGCTGTCGTCGGACCTGGCGCCGGATGGACGCACGCACGACGCCGGCATCGAATTCATCGCCGGCGGGCGCGGCCCTGGCGGCCAGGTCGTGTCGCGCCTGCCGCTGCCCGAGCTTGCGCCGGCGCCTGCAGCAACGTCCACGCCACCTGCCAGCAACTGA
- a CDS encoding type II secretion system F family protein, with protein MRSQSFVIAGVFAAGFLLIWIGLHVGVRRFSQRQRRQAQWARLDLEHLFIFTDAGRIVALNLAVLVLLPLAAWCMTGSLAVAGMGMAPALLGPRYMVRRLARRRLRLFEQQLPDALMMLTGALRAGASLPIALEGVAGETRPPLSQEFDLLLRELRLGVDFAAALAALERRVPLADLALVTGGMALSREVGSNLAETLEATAATIRARLQMEGKIRSLTAQAKMQGVVMAGLPLLLIVVLDLMEPEAMAPLFHAWYGWLTLGVMALTILVGHHVIRRITDIDV; from the coding sequence ATGCGCAGCCAATCGTTCGTGATCGCCGGCGTGTTCGCGGCCGGCTTCCTGCTGATCTGGATCGGCCTGCATGTCGGCGTGCGCCGGTTTTCGCAGCGCCAGCGCCGACAGGCGCAATGGGCCAGGCTGGACCTCGAACACCTGTTCATCTTTACCGACGCCGGACGGATCGTGGCGCTCAACCTGGCCGTACTGGTGCTGCTGCCGCTGGCCGCATGGTGCATGACGGGCAGCCTGGCCGTCGCCGGCATGGGCATGGCGCCGGCCCTGCTCGGGCCGCGCTACATGGTGCGCCGGCTCGCGCGGCGCCGCCTGCGGCTGTTCGAGCAGCAGCTGCCGGACGCGCTGATGATGCTGACCGGCGCGCTGCGCGCCGGCGCCAGCCTGCCGATCGCGCTGGAAGGCGTGGCCGGCGAGACCAGGCCGCCGCTTTCGCAGGAATTCGACCTGCTGCTGCGCGAGCTGCGCCTCGGCGTCGATTTCGCCGCGGCGCTCGCCGCGCTGGAACGGCGCGTGCCGCTGGCCGACCTGGCGCTGGTCACCGGCGGCATGGCGCTGTCGCGCGAAGTCGGCTCCAACCTGGCGGAAACGCTGGAAGCGACCGCCGCAACCATCCGCGCCAGGCTGCAGATGGAGGGCAAGATCCGCAGCCTGACCGCACAGGCGAAGATGCAGGGCGTGGTGATGGCGGGCCTGCCGCTGCTGCTGATCGTCGTGCTGGACCTGATGGAGCCCGAGGCCATGGCGCCGCTGTTCCACGCCTGGTACGGCTGGCTGACGCTGGGCGTGATGGCGCTGACGATCCTGGTCGGCCACCACGTCATCCGCAGGATCACCGATATCGACGTGTAA
- a CDS encoding DUF192 domain-containing protein, translating into MRRSLLAWPASAQHCTLEVLVAASLPARLRGLLGRPPLAPGQAMLLSPCSTIHTLGMRYPIDVVFLARDGWVLRVAREVAPWRMRGHWRARCVLELAAGEAARCGIAPGMVLPVGALR; encoded by the coding sequence ATGCGGCGCTCCCTGCTCGCCTGGCCTGCATCCGCGCAGCACTGCACGCTCGAGGTGCTGGTGGCGGCGTCGCTGCCGGCGCGCCTGCGCGGCCTGCTGGGCCGGCCGCCCCTGGCGCCGGGACAGGCCATGCTGCTCAGCCCATGCAGCACGATCCATACGCTGGGCATGCGCTATCCGATCGACGTGGTATTCCTGGCGCGCGATGGATGGGTGCTGCGCGTTGCGCGCGAGGTGGCGCCATGGCGCATGCGCGGCCACTGGCGCGCACGGTGCGTGCTCGAGCTGGCGGCCGGGGAAGCGGCGCGCTGCGGCATCGCGCCCGGCATGGTGCTGCCGGTCGGGGCGCTGCGATGA